The Mycobacterium haemophilum DSM 44634 sequence TGGTGCCCCAGTTACTACCGCGTGGCTAATTCCCGGGCGGCCGCAGCGCGGCAAATTCGTCAGTAACCCTCAACTGCGAGTCGGTGAATCGGTACAGCGCGGCCGGGCGTCCGCCGCTGCGGCCGGACTGCGCGATGGTGCCGGTCTGGGTAATGACGCCGCGGCGGGCCAGTACCCGTTGCAGATTCGTCGCGTCGACCTGATACCCCAGCGCGGCCCCGTAAATGTCACGCAGCGTTGATAACGCGAATTCCTTTGGAGCCAAAGCGAATCCGATGTTTGTGTAAGACATTTTGGCGACCAGTCTGGCGCGTGCGTGAGTCACCATCGGGCCGTGATCGAAGGCCATCGGTGGCAGCGTGCTCAGCGGGTGCCAGCGGGTGTCTGGCGGCAACTCGGGGGTGGCGGGGGAGGGCACCAATCCCAGAAAGGTAGACGCGATCATCCGAGTGCCCGGTAGTCGGTCAGGTTCGGAGAACACAGCGAGCTGCTCCAGATGTGCGAGCTCCCGAAGATCGACTTTTTCGGCCAGTTGGCGCCGAACCGAGTTGGTCATGTCCTCGTCGTTGCGCAGTTGTCCGCCCGGCAGCGACCACGCACCCCGTTGCGGATCCCGGGCACGTTCCCATAACAGCACGTTAAGCTGCGGTTTTTCCGGTTGCGGGGCTTCCTTCACCTGCTCGGCAACTCGGCGAACCTGGAACACGACCGCGAGCACTTCGTGCGCGGTGCTACCATGGGCCATGTTTTCGATTATAAGTCGAAAACCTCCGGTGCCGAAAGGAGCCGCCGTGACGGTGCTGAATGGCATGGAGCCGCTCGCCGGCGACATGACTGCCATGGTTGCCGGCATCACCAATTCACCGGCCGGCTACGCCGGCGTGGACGGGGACGAGCACTGGGCCGCCGAGATTCGCCGGCTGGCGCGATTACGTGGCGCCACTGTGCTTGCGCACAACTACCAGCTGCCCGCCATCCAGGATGTCGCTGACCACGTGGGGGACTCGCTGGCGCTGTCGCGGATCGCCGCCGCGGCGCCCGAGGACACCATCGTGTTCTGCGGCGTGCACTTTATGGCCGAGACTGCCAAAATCCTCAGCCCCAACAAGACCGTGCTCATCCCAGACCAGCGGGCGGGCTGTTCCCTGGCCGATTCGATCACCCCCGACCAGCTGCGCGCCTGGAAGGACGAGCACCCTGGCGCCGTGGTGGTGTCTTATGTCAACACCACGGCGGCGGTGAAGGCGCTCACCGATATCTGCTGTACCTCGTCGAATGCGGTGGACGTGGTCGAGTCCATCGACCCCAGTCGCGAGGTGCTGTTCTGCCCAGACCAATTCCTGGGCGCCCACGTCCGTCGCGTGACTGGCCGCAAGAACGTTCATGTGTGGGCCGGGGAATGTCACGTGCACGCCGGGATTAACGGTGACGAGCTCACTGATCAGGCTCGTGCACATCCCGACGCCGAGCTGTTTGTACACCCGGAATGCGGGTGCGCGACCTCGGCGTTGTACCTCGCTGGTGACGGCGCCTTCCCGCCGGACCGGGTGAAGATTTTGTCCACTGGCGGCATGCTCGCGGCCGCCAGCCAGACGCAGTCCCGCAAAGTTCTGGTCGCCACCGAGGTCGGCATGTTGTATCAGCTGCGCCGGGCAGCACCGGAAATCGACTTCCGCGCGGTCAACGACCGCGCGTCGTGCAAGTACATGAAGATGATCACCCCCGGTGCACTGCTGCGCTGTCTGGTCGAGGGCGCCGACGAAGTTCACGTCGACCCGGAAATCGCCGCGGCGGGCCAGCGCAGTGTGCAGCGGATGATCGGAATCGGGCAGCCGGGCGGCGGCGAATGATGGCCGGTCCCCAGTGGCGGCACGCTGCCGATGTGGTGGTAATCGGAACCGGCGCAGCGGGTTTGGCTGCCGCGCTGGCCGCCCACCGCGCCGGCCGCAGCGTCGTCGTACTGAGCAAGGCCGACCAGCAGCGCGGCGCGACCGCGACGCACTACGCGCAAGGCGGCATCGCAGTGGTATTGCCGGGCTCCGATGATTCTGTCGACGCCCATGTCGCCGACACCCTGGCGGCAGGGGCAGGCATGTGCGATCCCGACGCCGTCTACTCGATTGTCGCCGACGGCTACCGCGCGGTTACTGAATTGGTCGGTGCCGGAGCGCGTTTCGACGAATCGGTTCCCGGTCGGTGGGCTCTGACGCGCGAAGGCGGGCACTCGCGGCGACGCATCGTGCACGCGGGTGGCGATGCCACCGGCGCCGAGGTGCAGCGGGCGCTCGAC is a genomic window containing:
- a CDS encoding NUDIX hydrolase; protein product: MAHGSTAHEVLAVVFQVRRVAEQVKEAPQPEKPQLNVLLWERARDPQRGAWSLPGGQLRNDEDMTNSVRRQLAEKVDLRELAHLEQLAVFSEPDRLPGTRMIASTFLGLVPSPATPELPPDTRWHPLSTLPPMAFDHGPMVTHARARLVAKMSYTNIGFALAPKEFALSTLRDIYGAALGYQVDATNLQRVLARRGVITQTGTIAQSGRSGGRPAALYRFTDSQLRVTDEFAALRPPGN
- the nadA gene encoding quinolinate synthase NadA, with amino-acid sequence MEPLAGDMTAMVAGITNSPAGYAGVDGDEHWAAEIRRLARLRGATVLAHNYQLPAIQDVADHVGDSLALSRIAAAAPEDTIVFCGVHFMAETAKILSPNKTVLIPDQRAGCSLADSITPDQLRAWKDEHPGAVVVSYVNTTAAVKALTDICCTSSNAVDVVESIDPSREVLFCPDQFLGAHVRRVTGRKNVHVWAGECHVHAGINGDELTDQARAHPDAELFVHPECGCATSALYLAGDGAFPPDRVKILSTGGMLAAASQTQSRKVLVATEVGMLYQLRRAAPEIDFRAVNDRASCKYMKMITPGALLRCLVEGADEVHVDPEIAAAGQRSVQRMIGIGQPGGGE